ttatttattaatagctTGCAAAACTTTCATTGTGGAAGAAGTGAATGGAAAAATAAGTGCGTATATGCAAGTTACTAAATTACAGACTTAGTTGTCAATGGAAATATAAACAACAATTTCTATCTGCAGGGTCTGGAAAATGTGACACCAATGATTACAAAGATAGACCAGAAGAGTGCAATAGAGCTTGAATCATATGGCTTGGGTACAAGAATGGTACTTCCTACTAGTAGTAGTTATAGTGATTAGATCTTAGCATGTTGCAACCGTAATGTTGAGAACTTTAGATGATACAACATGTGTAGCATGTTATTGCAAGCATAGGAATGTAAGCAGTGAAGATTAAGAACCAAAATTTTATAGAACTAGAAGCAGTTATTAGGTGATATATATGTGTGGTGATTCCTTTGCCAATGTTATTAGTTCCTTTAAAATATTTACTTGTTTTCATGATTTCCATGGGTGCTATCATATCTTATGGTCAACTAGACATTTTATGACAATATCTTGTTATATTGAAGACCAAGAGCAATATTTTCAATCTTAGTAATGATGTTTCAATTAAGTTGCTTGTCAACGGTTGACTTCTATGAATTCTTCTGAAATCATGCAAGTGGTTTTAAACCCCTGCATTTCATTTATGGATACAGAAGATCAGGGTGCCGTAAATACTTTTGGTGTTCCCTTAGTTTGACTAACTGTTGTTCCTGTTTATTCATCATGCTAATTTTGGTTCTAAATATGTTGTTTGgtgaatttattttgaatttattcaaGATAATGTCATGAAAAAGTGAGCTAGTATttgcaaattataatataatgaaGTTAGTTGTAAGTTAGGATATTGACACTGAATCTGTTTTTGATGTGAATTGCAATATTAACACCCAATATGTTTAtctgtttagggtttattgcaTTATTGTGGTAGATAGTAGAGTatcatttaactttttaaaatttcaaccctgttaaaattcaattcctcttCAGAGTTATGCTTATTTTAAATGCTTGCCATTTCATGTAGGCGTAGGAAAAAGTTCAGGTCATTGTGATTATTTTGGGTGTTTCCTTATTATTGTTGGATCACAGATTACTTCAATTTTGGGTGTTTCCTCATTTTGTTCTGTAATGTTTGAAGTaatcttatttattaatttgcACGCAGATCACTTTAATTATGGGTAAAACTTTTTATATACACTAGTGGAAATGATTTTATCCAACAGCACCTGAACAGAAGCAGAGAGTAATGCCCCTCCCACaatagcagcagccatattttttttggtttaaataAGACCTTACAGTTACCAGTAAATTACAGTATTAGTTTACAAGAGAAGTAGTGTGTAAGTAAGGATTAATAGCACACAAATTTTTCACAAACAAATTTCTTAGTATTTAATGGATTAACAATTATACTTTAATCGGTTAATGATGATTATTCTTAAGTAATTAGTAACAGGTTAGAACAAAAGAATAGGATAAAATAGAGAGCCATGAGGACCAAATTTTGGTTTATTGATTTTATCAGCAGATGTTATTACAGTCTCTCCTTCTAATTTTGGACCTCactaaaagaagagagaaagagagagagcttAATTTAGTCAGAATTAGcagcagagcttctctcaagatCCAGCTGCTTCTTCTTTGATGAATTTCTTCTTTGATGAGAAGTAACTTAAAAGTCAAAGTCAATGTTAaccttaacaaaaaaaatcaataaactaATCTGtactaatattattattatcaaaattaattgatGCATAATTCTAAgtattgaaaatacaaaaagatattaatttcaacaaattaaaagagCATGTGCTTTGTATTTTTAAGAGAAAATGACACTCCTTTTTTTGAGAAATGTCAAAAAACTTCCCTTTTGCTCAATTGCTTGTAATATATAGTCATATATAATGATTTTGAGtaaaatatatgtaaatttaATTCTTAGTTATACTAtgtaaataattgaattttaacatacataaaattttaattaatctacATTATTCTTATATTGATAAATCTTCATCGATCTATAATCTTATAATCTTATGACAATATGTATTATTaatagattaataatattattgatacTTTGAGTTTGTTGAATTTATAAATGGTCTTCATAATATacattatgttttatttcatttagtaTTAATAACCTGCTGATAGTGTATTTTAatacaaagatatcaaatgaaattattaatttagttttaaaagataaaaaattaagtttaataTTACTCAAaggaattttaatatttaattttataataaatattatttttaaatttgaataatttattaattaaattgtacttattatattatatattcaataatttattaaaaaatatattaatataataaataaaaaatcatttgaaaaaattaatttaaaagataagaacaaataattccttaacaaatttaaatttagagacaATTAAACCCTTATACATTGGCACATAAGAATCACCTCAACAAGTATAACGTGATAGCTCAGTCATGTAACGTAACAAATAAACCCTTATGCGTTGTTCATGGAAATCAGAGATGGTGGCCAAAGTGgaacatttttattttgagaaataattgagaaatcatgttaTCATTCCGAAAAATAAGCAGGTGTTGTTATTCTGAAAAATAAACCGAAAAAATAAGCAGGAACCGGATTGATAGTTCactctaattaaaaattaaaggaatATAGTTTATCTTTTATAATCGGCTCATTTGATGGCTAAAATTTCATGAAATGATTATTAGCAAGTCACCACAAATCTTGGGTTCGAATCTTAACTTTTAAGCATTCAAGAAAAATAAGCTGCTCAGACCAAagtaaataaaaagtaaaaaccacTCCGGTGGCAATATATTCCAAAGTATAGGCATCTATCAAAATCAAGTCACAAGGGAGTGAAACATAATACTCCACGTTACATATCCAactcataaattaataaattataagcTCCCAAGAGAAGATTAAACTCAAATGGTTGTCCCTCTAAATTTGGGGCAACATATGTAAAACAAGACCAATATAAACTAATGTAAAACATTCATATCCACCCACCTAAGTCATACCAAAACTGGTGATAAGCAACTGCACTAAATATTTAgggaataaaatatacaaaatgcACCAACCAACATAATGGCCTGCCGCCTGCATGCATGCATACAGGCTCCTCAATTCATTGCCAAAGATGCCCTCAAGGCCAAAATGATCATCTCCTTATATGCCAAGGCATCAAATGAACTAAAGTTGATATTCCATGAAAAGCTCAAACTGAAGCAATGTTGAGTTGGCCTAGAGAAACTACAAGAAGAGAGAATAGATTCAGTTCCCAGCAGGCATTGAAAAGCATTCTGATTTTAGACATGCATTAAGGACAAACCTGTCCGCAAGTGTAAACTCAGTCGTCAAGGTAATAGTAAGACCCAGCATTCTTTTGTTCTCTGTCCTTGGTTGAATCAAGTTTGTTAATCCTAGGACGATAATTAGTTGGGTCCCTTCTAAATGTGATATCGAGATGCTGCAACAGCAATGGCATACATTATATCAATTATGAAAGACTAGCGCAGAAATCAAAAGCGGGGAAAAATGGAATACTTGAATATAATGACACTTACCGACAAGAAAAGGTTCATGCCAGTCAACAATGATTGCGGAGAATTGGCAGTACAATCAAGTGATGGTTTACCCTCGTAAACAATAACTCTATCAGCAAGATAAGTTGCCATAATGAAATCGTGCTCAACCACAAAAGCTGTTTTCTTCGCATGAAGGATAAACCTCTTGATGACTTTGGCAGCATGAATTCGCTGTTCAGAGTCAAGATATGCACTTGGCTCATCTATCAAATAAATGTCTGCAGGCTGTCATGTAAAATAGCAACAGTCAGAAATCTTCACATGCTATTTTGTTTATAACAGAGACATCTAGAGAGACAGAAAACTAACAACAAAACTAGAGCCAATAGTATAGGCTTCACACAACAAAATTAAGCTATTAATCTAATTTTCATGATATGGAAATAAAGATACTAACTGTGGATAGGAAAATATGCAGCTACTCAAGAATGTACAGGGTAAAGCCAAATTCAGGCAGGCAAAATGCACACTGCGATTAAAGGGCACACAACCAGTCTTGAGCAGTTCTAAAAAGAAGTTTATAATACCTTTCCAAGACAGAGACATAATGCAACTCTTTGCAGCTCTCCACCAGAAAGATTCACAACCTCTTGGTCCATCAATTGTTCAATAAGAAGTGGCTTCATCACATCTGATATAAACTGGGGATGAGTGTATGCATCACGTATTTTTTGATGCAGCAAGTTTCTAACAGTTGACTGGAACTTTGGGCTAATCTTCTGAGGCTTGTAAGAAACATTAAACTCAGGCATCTCTGCGTCAGATCCACCTTCTATTGTGTCAGGTTTTAACAAACCAGCCTGAATAATTCAAAGTAGTATGGTAATTACACGTGTGGAATAATTACAGATTTCCATAAAATACCAAATATGACAGTATAAAAGAATACCAGCATTCGAATAAATGTTGTCTTTCCAGTTCCATTCTCTCCCAGCATCACAACAATCTGAGAATCCGTGAACTCTCCCTCAACAACACGAAGCTTGAAATTGCCCTGAGTTTTGGTCATGGTTGGATATTTGTATCGGGCATATGACTGAGCCTCCTCAGCAGTTTCCTGTGGAGTCTCAGCAACCTAAACAATGCAAGAGTGAGGTATGTGAGATTTGTTGGAATAAAAACACAAACCTAGGAATTCATCTCTAATATTTTAGGACATTTTCATTGTTGAGCTATTATGTTTCAAATACACTAATGTAAATCAGGCAACACTGATGGGAATTATTTGTTCTATAATAACTTTAATTAGGAAGGAACTGCTGCTGAATATATTCGGTGTTCTTTCACGAGCTGAATATCTCCAACATTTCACTGAATTTTTCTTTGGAATCTTTAAACAAAGCAAACCCATATGATTTATTATGCATTCCGGTTTCACCAGCCAAATTGTATTTATATCCAGTACATATGAGAGGGAGATGTCTAAAAGTATTATACATACCTTGAAGGTAAGAGAGTCATCACGGAACCTAAGATTTTCTGTTGGAACAAAACCAGCCAAGAAGATATTAATTCCTTCTCTGACTGAGAAAGGTAATGTCACAACTCCATATGCACCAGGTTTGCCATACAAACAGCAAATGAAATCAGACAAGTAGTCCAAGACACTCAGATCATGCTCCACAACAATTACATAGCTGGAAAACGACAATTGCAAAAAAATCAACATACATCATCAAAAGTGACACGAACAAGATTTCAAGCAGATAAAACACAGAAGAAAAGACACAAACCTATTAGGCCTAAGCAATGACCGAATAACTTGAGCGGCTTTCAGTCTCTGCTTCACATCAAGATAGCTAGAGGGTTCATCAAACATGTATATCTCTGCATTCTGGATGGCAACAACTGCAATGGCGAACCTTTGGAGCTCTCCACCAGAAAGATCACCAACATTACGATCTATAACCTGGTTAAGCTCCAGATCAGCACAAAGCTCTGCCTTCTTATCTCTCTCATCTTTCTGATCAAGCACCTGCCCCACATTCCCTTGCACTGCTTTTGGAATGTGGTCAACATACTGAGGCTTGATGATAGCCTATATAATTcacaaataatcaaaataagcACAACTACCAAGAtgtatacaattttttttatcacaagAAGTATGATACCTTTGAAATAAATTCAAGCATCAGCTTAAAGTTGAATAATGAATGCTCAAAATTTTGTCAGTATACCAAAACCCACATTACCAAGTACAGAATTAAACGGTTTTTCTGAACACTAGGACAAAGAATCCTACAGTGATTGTTCCAAAGTAAAGCATTTAATTTTAGGTGCATGATGAGAATCTAAATCTACAACGCCTTCAAACTTGCATCAACACATTCAAAAGCTTTTCAATTCTGTATTACCTACTTTGTTGATATCGGTAGTGGTAGTGTAAAATGGGTGCTCAACTTCAACGTAACATTTCATGTGTGATAATGTTAATATAGTATATTTATGAGAATAAGGCATTTTAATGTACCAAATACCAAAGTTTGATGCAGTCTCCTACAAACTAATTTTGTGACTTGATACTTATTTACAAAAACAAACTGGCTTAACATATATTCAGGTACATTAACTTAACAACAACATATGCTGTAAATCACCTGTGAGGGAAACAACATAATAAGTAATAAAGTTCCATGAACCTACTTGCAAAATCATTGCATTTGCTTCTCTTTTGAAGCAGTTTTACAAACTAACTTAATGGACACTAAGCCTCTACCAGGACATAATTAAACAATGATCAAGTATGAAGACTTGAATGAGAAAGGAATTGACAATATGCACAGGtatgcaaaagaaaataatatgtgATTACTATTTTCATTGTGACAATAAGAAAATCAGTAAAAACATCACTGCATACATACAGAATAAGGACACAGACATCACCTTAAGATCATCCTCAAGAATTCGAGTAAAATAATTCTGCAATTCCGATCCTCGAAAATAGGTCAGAATCTCCTGCCAATCAGGGGGATTCTGCAGAAGCAAGAGTAAAAtcaaatgaacaaaataaaaccTTGAACATTTTGGACAAAAAAATCGAAAGGCCAGTTTAGTTATTACGGTGAAACGACCAAGGTTTGGCTTCAGCTTTCCGGCCAAAACTTTAAGGGCAGTGGACTTCCCAATACCATTAGTACCAACCAATCCAAGCACTTGACCTGGCCTTGGCACAGGCAACCTGCGATTTTAATTCCATTCATCACAACCAAAAGCAAACATATGGCCACCATTTTTCTAGATAACTGCAGCTAAATGACTCGCCTGTGCAGCTTAAAAGTATTGGGACCATATCTGTGTGTAGTGTCCTTGTCCAAGTCCTTAGGCAAATTGATAATCTGGATGGCTTCAAAAGGGCATTTCTACACCACCGAATATCAAAACCGTCTCAGAACACAAACGCATCAAACTAGAACCAAACAAAACTTAACAATGACAACAAGAACGGCATCTTCAATACCTTAACACAAATACCGCACCCAATACACAACTCCTCAGATATGAAAGCAATCTTTGAAGCAGAAGTAACTTCAATACACAATCTACCTGCACTCACGTACACAattcttcagtcaccataaaccCCATAAGAATTAAGAAACACAAAACTACGAAGACAGCAATTTCCCTAAATATCAAACCCAAAAGAAAGGGGATAAAACCCAAATCTATGATTGAGCTAAAGTATGAAATTTGAACTTAAATACACAATCCACGTGTACGCACGTAACTTTTCACACACTAAAAACCTGATAACATCAATTTCTGGGGAAACGacctttaaacaaaaaaaataaaaaataaaaaaccctaaatctATTATTGAGCTGAAGTACCAAAAAATTGAAACTTGCTGGGGGCATCAAGGTATataaacaaaacaagaaaagaatttgaaatccatcacaattcacaaaacaaAATCGTAACAGAGAATGAAGAGATCTAAATCGATTGAATTACCGGTTCTGACGACAGGGCAACTCTTCTTACACTCCTGGCGGCACTTTTTGGGCTTGCACCTGTCGTTGCTAACAATAGCAATACGCGTCAACCGATCCGCCATCTCGCCGCCTAAGAGAAACGATTAAAAAAGCCTTCTTTGATGTTGTGGTTATGGCGGCGATTGAAGAATGAATGGAAGGAATTGATCGGTTCCGAACACCgatcagagagagagagagggagagggacgCGTGGTGGGAACGTTCTTATGCAGAAGAAAAGCACATAGCATATGGCTAAAGGCCTAAAGCAAAAGCTAGGGTTACTTACTTGCTTCACCTTCTTACCACTCCAATCGGGTTTCTGGGTCGGTTTCAATTCGGGttcaaacaaggaaaagatgaatatctaattttagaatttaattttgatttaataaaacggtataaaatattttatattgtgtattaaaattaaatttttatttttaaattaagataataaaatttatatatgatagaatttataaatttaataatgattaatattttttaatttgttactaatactatttaattttcaaatatattAGTAATAAAGTATATTGCAATCGTTATcaataatacatataatattttttgttattttagttatttttatatttactacTAAGAAATAggaatatctttttcttaaataaaagataatattacctttttttaaatataagataaaaattcttataaataaaccgaaattt
The Arachis duranensis cultivar V14167 chromosome 5, aradu.V14167.gnm2.J7QH, whole genome shotgun sequence genome window above contains:
- the LOC107487355 gene encoding ABC transporter E family member 2, giving the protein MADRLTRIAIVSNDRCKPKKCRQECKKSCPVVRTGRLCIEVTSASKIAFISEELCIGCGICVKKCPFEAIQIINLPKDLDKDTTHRYGPNTFKLHRLPVPRPGQVLGLVGTNGIGKSTALKVLAGKLKPNLGRFTNPPDWQEILTYFRGSELQNYFTRILEDDLKAIIKPQYVDHIPKAVQGNVGQVLDQKDERDKKAELCADLELNQVIDRNVGDLSGGELQRFAIAVVAIQNAEIYMFDEPSSYLDVKQRLKAAQVIRSLLRPNSYVIVVEHDLSVLDYLSDFICCLYGKPGAYGVVTLPFSVREGINIFLAGFVPTENLRFRDDSLTFKVAETPQETAEEAQSYARYKYPTMTKTQGNFKLRVVEGEFTDSQIVVMLGENGTGKTTFIRMLAGLLKPDTIEGGSDAEMPEFNVSYKPQKISPKFQSTVRNLLHQKIRDAYTHPQFISDVMKPLLIEQLMDQEVVNLSGGELQRVALCLCLGKPADIYLIDEPSAYLDSEQRIHAAKVIKRFILHAKKTAFVVEHDFIMATYLADRVIVYEGKPSLDCTANSPQSLLTGMNLFLSHLDITFRRDPTNYRPRINKLDSTKDREQKNAGSYYYLDD